The genomic region GGTTTTTTATCAATTCTGCGAAACAGCCGCCAATTCGCCGAAGAAGAAATTTTTCTTTATCATTGACGAGATCAACCGCGGCAATATGAGCAAAATCTTCGGCGAGCTGCTGATGCTGATCGAGCGTGATTATCGGGGCAAAAAACTCACTTTACCCTGTGAAGGTTTACCTTTCTCGGTGCCCGAAAATCTTTATATCATCGGCATGATGAATACGGCGGATCGAAGCCTTGCCATGATCGATTTCGCCCTGCGCCGCCGTTTCGGCTTTTCCGAAATCGAGCCCGCGTTCGACTCCGTCGGGTTTGAAGCATATCAAAAGCAATTTGAAAACAAAACCTTCGACGCGCTCATCAAACAAATCCAAGAACTTAACGTTGCGATCGTAAATGACGACGCGTTGGGGAAAGGGTTCCGCATCGGACACAGCTACTTCTGCGAGCGAAAACCGGAAGAAAAAACCGGTATTGAAGGTTGGCTGAGTGAAATCGTCGAATATGACATTCTGCCCATGCTCAGGGAATATTGGTTCGACGAGCCGGCAAAAGTTGAGGAATGGGAAAAGAGCCTGCGTGGTATTTTCAAATGACTGACGACAAAGGAATCTTCATTCAAAATATCTATTGCATGCTGGCCTACGCCTATCAGGTGCTGCGGCAGACGAATTATGAGAAAATTAAGGGAGAAGAATTCGAAAACATCTACGACCTTTTCTCGGCGATTTTGTCAAAAGGCGTTGCTCAGTTGCTGAAGCAGGGGCTTTACCGAACCTATCAGTCAAAGTCGGAAAGTCTGCCCGTAATGCGCGGAAAGGTGAATATCCCGGGAACCATCCGCAACAAACTGCGGCACCGGATGGAACTTTTTTGTGAATACGATGAACTGTCGGAAGACAACGACTTCAACCGGGTCATCAAAACCGCCCTGCTGGGGCTCGTCCGCCTGCATTCGGTCTCAAAAGAAAACAAAACGGCACTCCGCAAAATTTTGCCCTATTTTTCTTCTGTCGCCGTGATTGATCCTGCCCTCATCAAATGGAACACCCTTTACTGTCACCGAAATAACCAAAATTACAGAATGCTCATCGACATTTGTCGTTTTGTTCTGGACGGCCTGCTTCTTTCAACCGATCCCGGCGCGCATAAAATGGCGCAGTTTTCGGACGAGCATATGGAACGCCTGTATGAGCGCTTTATCCTGGAGTATTATCGACATCATTATAATTATCTGCACCCAAGGGCAGCGCAGGTTCAGTGGAACCTGGATGAAGGCCGGTTAGAATCACTACCGATTATGCAGACCGATATCACTCTTGAACATGAGCCAAAAACTCTGATTATCGATGCGAAATATTACAGCCATACGATGCAGACGCAGTTCAATAAACAGACCTTCCATTCCGGAAATTTATACCAGATTTTCACCTATGTGAAAAACCAAGATAAGAATAAAACCGGAAACGTCAGCGGCATGCTGCTGTATGCCAAAACGCAGGAGTCGGTCACTTTGGACTGCAATTTTATTTTAAGCGGCAACAAATTTACCGTAAAAACATTGGATTTAAATCAACCGTTTTCGGAGATCAAATCCCAACTAGATATGATTATAACAGACACTTTCGGTTATGTTTCGAAAATCATAAAATAGTAATCGTTGTACCTTCACTGCCTCTAACGCGTAAACCCCCCGTTCCCCT from Oscillospiraceae bacterium harbors:
- the mcrC gene encoding 5-methylcytosine-specific restriction endonuclease system specificity protein McrC, whose product is MTDDKGIFIQNIYCMLAYAYQVLRQTNYEKIKGEEFENIYDLFSAILSKGVAQLLKQGLYRTYQSKSESLPVMRGKVNIPGTIRNKLRHRMELFCEYDELSEDNDFNRVIKTALLGLVRLHSVSKENKTALRKILPYFSSVAVIDPALIKWNTLYCHRNNQNYRMLIDICRFVLDGLLLSTDPGAHKMAQFSDEHMERLYERFILEYYRHHYNYLHPRAAQVQWNLDEGRLESLPIMQTDITLEHEPKTLIIDAKYYSHTMQTQFNKQTFHSGNLYQIFTYVKNQDKNKTGNVSGMLLYAKTQESVTLDCNFILSGNKFTVKTLDLNQPFSEIKSQLDMIITDTFGYVSKIIK